From the genome of Candidatus Dormiibacterota bacterium, one region includes:
- the arsM gene encoding arsenite methyltransferase, translating to MSIKDTLPADPARIVNTVRERYGRIATGQESGCCGPSTAPSCGDPASAAIGYRDSDLEAVPEGANLGLGCGAPLDFLDLMPGETVLDLGSGAGFDAFLAARHVADTGRVIGVDMTPEMIEKARANAVEGCFTNVEFRLGRLESLPLEDRSVDAATSNCVINLVPDKSVVFREIVRVLRPGGRLVISDILLDGPLPAAIATDVLAYVGCVAGAMERRAYFDLAQAAGLTGVRVHKDVDYLAAAGYTFSKELQDRLNRDGITARDLEGKVRSVTWSAVSR from the coding sequence ATGTCGATCAAGGACACCCTTCCCGCCGATCCCGCGCGCATCGTCAACACGGTGCGCGAGCGCTATGGACGCATCGCCACGGGACAGGAGTCCGGCTGCTGCGGACCGTCGACAGCCCCGTCCTGTGGAGACCCGGCGTCGGCCGCCATCGGCTACCGCGACAGCGACCTCGAGGCGGTGCCCGAAGGGGCCAACCTGGGCCTGGGCTGCGGGGCTCCCCTGGATTTCCTGGATCTGATGCCGGGCGAGACCGTGCTCGATCTCGGATCGGGCGCCGGCTTCGACGCCTTCCTGGCCGCGCGCCACGTCGCCGACACCGGCCGCGTGATCGGTGTGGACATGACGCCGGAGATGATCGAGAAGGCGCGCGCCAACGCCGTCGAAGGGTGCTTCACGAACGTCGAGTTCCGCCTGGGCCGGCTCGAGTCGCTGCCCCTCGAGGACAGGTCCGTCGATGCCGCGACCAGCAACTGCGTCATCAACCTGGTGCCGGACAAGTCGGTCGTCTTCCGCGAGATCGTCCGCGTGCTGCGCCCCGGCGGCAGGCTGGTCATCTCCGACATCCTCCTGGACGGCCCCCTCCCGGCGGCGATCGCCACCGACGTGCTCGCCTACGTCGGCTGTGTCGCCGGGGCTATGGAACGCCGCGCCTACTTCGACCTCGCGCAGGCGGCCGGGCTGACGGGCGTCCGCGTCCACAAGGACGTGGACTACCTGGCCGCCGCCGGCTACACCTTCTCGAAGGAGCTGCAGGACCGCCTGAATCGCGACGGCATCACCGCCCGCGATCTCGAAGGGAAGGTGCGCTCTGTGACCTGGAGCGCCGTGAGTCGATGA